The proteins below come from a single Ictidomys tridecemlineatus isolate mIctTri1 chromosome 8, mIctTri1.hap1, whole genome shotgun sequence genomic window:
- the LOC101968516 gene encoding olfactory receptor 2B11 — MTNLVLRRWLRLVIKFSTYVLGVISRKHGKKCLCRQTYYFLLLLKVFKALIPKVRSRELLNLKKVWEESSQSLRRRTLPPLTPLSLIWDSARVSRSLPLIPWRSQPPPVPGARDPQTHHYAHRPSPAFPQAPSLAGLFFQNSMKHMKESFPVDFILMGLTKYPWLDFPLFFVLLVSYMFTLLGNIAIILVSQLDSQLQNPMYFFLTNLSFLDLCFTTTTVPQMLFNLGGPNKNITYIGCMAQAYIFHWLGCTECILLGIMALDRYVAVCKPLRYSVIMDHKLCLQLSSTAWLTGLANSLLQSTLTLQLPLCGNQALDHFFCELPGLIKMACGDTIINEIILAVVATLLIMGPLSMILISYTYIARAVFRIPSTSGRLKAFNTCSSHLLVVSLFYGPGIYIYMQPSGDGSQDLIKVLTLFYCVITPMANPFIYTLRNKEVIEAMRKFLRKAISSKRI, encoded by the exons ATGACCAACCTGGTTCTGAGACGGTGGTTACGCTTAGTGATCAAGTTTTCCACCTACGTTTTAGGCGTCATCAGCCGGAA ACATGGAAAGAAATGTCTGTGCAGACAGACctactattttttgttgttgttgaaagtgTTCAAGGCCTTAATTCCCAAAGTTCGGAGCAGAGAGCTTTTGAATTTGAAGAAGGTCTGGGAAGAGTCCTCCCAGTCCCTGAGAAGACGAACCCTGCCGCCTCTAACCCCACTATCCCTGATCTGGGATAGTGCCCGGGTCTCCCGCTCCCTGCCCCTCATCCCTTGGCGGTCTCAGCCCCCGCCAGTCCCTGGGGCCCGGGACCCACAGACTCACCACTACGCCCATCGCCCTTCCCCGGCCTTCCCCCAGGCCCCAAGCCTCG CAGGTCTCTTCTTTCAAAATTCAATGAAGCATATGAAAGAAAGTTTTCCAGTGGATTTTATTCTTATGGGCCTTACCAAATATCCATGGCTggattttcctctcttctttgtcCTCCTGGTGTCTTATATGTTCACATTGTTGGGAAACATTGCTATTATTCTGGTCTCTCAACTAGACTCCCAACTCCAAAAtcccatgtatttcttccttaCCAATCTTTCCTTTCTGGATCTCTGTTTTACCACAACAACTGTACCTCAAATGCTGTTCAACTTAGGGGGGCCCAACAAGAACATCACTTATATAGGCTGCATGGCCCAGGCCTATATATTTCATTGGCTAGGCTGTACGGAATGTATCTTGCTAGGTATCATGGCCTTAGATCGCTATGTGGCCGTGTGTAAGCCTCTGAGGTACTCTGTAATCATGGATCATAAGCTCTGCCTACAGCTGTCCAGCACTGCTTGGCTCACTGGTCTGGCTAATTCACTGCTGCAGTCCACACTTACACTCCAGCTGCCCCTGTGTGGGAACCAGGCACTGGACCACTTTTTTTGTGAGCTGCCTGGTCTTATTAAGATGGCTTGTGGGGACACCATAATCAATGAGATTATTTTAGCAGTAGTGGCAACCCTCCTGATAATGGGTCCCCTCTCCATGATTCTTATCTCTTATACTTACATCGCCAGAGCTGTATTTCGAATCCCTTCCACTTCTGGGAGACTTAAAGCTTTCAACACTTGCTCCTCACACTTATTGGTGGTGTCTTTATTTTATGGGCCTGGGATCTACATCTATATGCAGCCCTCAGGGGATGGTTCTCAAGACCTTATCAAAGTCTTGACTCTGTTTTACTGTGTTATTACTCCGATGGCCAATCCATTCATCTACACTCTGAGGAACAAAGAAGTTATAGAAGCTATGAGGAAGTTTTTAAGGAAGGCCATTTCATCTaaaagaatatga